In Iodobacter fluviatilis, one DNA window encodes the following:
- a CDS encoding acetyl-CoA C-acyltransferase: MSRQIQEAYIVAATRSPVGKAPRGMLRNVRPDDLLAHVLKSALAQVPQLDPKLIEDVIVGCAMPEAEQGMNIARMAVLLAGLPDTVGGVTINRFCSSGVNAIAMAADKIRLGEADVMIAAGTESMSQVPMMGNKISLNPEIFTKNENLGIAFGMGLTAEKVADQWNVSREDQDAFAVESNRRALHAIATGEFKDEISPLEVFARTPNLATGEVEVTSKICDTDEGPRAGTTMEGLAKLKTVFAAKGSVTAGNSSQMSDGAGAVILVSERILKQFNLVPLARYVTFAVKGVPAHIMGIGPKEAIPAALKLAGLTLDDLGWIELNEAFAAQALAVARDLNLDMSKVNPLGGAIALGHPLGATGAIRAATIVHGMRRHGMAGKYGMISMCIGTGMGAAGIIQSL; the protein is encoded by the coding sequence ATGAGCAGACAGATTCAAGAAGCTTATATCGTTGCTGCTACGCGCAGCCCGGTTGGTAAAGCACCGCGCGGTATGTTGCGTAACGTTCGTCCGGATGATTTGCTGGCCCATGTATTAAAAAGTGCGTTGGCTCAAGTGCCTCAGCTTGATCCTAAGCTGATCGAAGACGTGATTGTTGGCTGCGCTATGCCAGAAGCCGAGCAGGGGATGAATATTGCCCGTATGGCTGTGCTGCTGGCGGGTTTGCCGGATACGGTAGGTGGTGTCACTATCAATCGTTTCTGCTCCTCAGGCGTGAACGCTATTGCGATGGCGGCGGATAAAATCCGTTTGGGCGAAGCCGATGTGATGATTGCGGCGGGTACAGAAAGCATGTCGCAAGTGCCAATGATGGGAAATAAAATCTCCCTCAATCCTGAGATTTTCACTAAAAACGAAAACCTCGGCATTGCGTTCGGTATGGGACTGACGGCAGAAAAAGTGGCCGATCAGTGGAATGTATCCCGTGAAGATCAAGATGCTTTCGCCGTTGAGTCTAATCGCCGTGCCCTGCATGCGATTGCCACAGGCGAATTCAAAGACGAAATCAGCCCGCTAGAAGTATTTGCCCGTACGCCAAATTTGGCGACTGGCGAAGTTGAAGTCACTAGCAAAATTTGTGATACCGACGAAGGCCCGCGTGCTGGCACCACCATGGAAGGTTTGGCTAAGCTCAAAACCGTATTCGCGGCTAAAGGCTCGGTGACTGCGGGTAATAGCTCGCAAATGTCCGATGGTGCAGGCGCGGTGATTCTGGTTTCTGAGCGCATTCTGAAGCAATTTAACCTCGTGCCTTTGGCGCGTTACGTGACCTTTGCCGTAAAAGGCGTTCCGGCACATATCATGGGTATTGGCCCGAAAGAAGCGATTCCGGCTGCGCTGAAGTTAGCTGGCCTTACGCTGGATGATCTGGGCTGGATTGAGCTGAACGAAGCCTTTGCTGCGCAAGCACTGGCCGTGGCGCGTGATCTTAACCTAGATATGAGCAAGGTTAATCCACTGGGCGGCGCAATTGCTTTAGGCCACCCGCTGGGTGCAACCGGCGCGATTCGTGCGGCAACCATCGTGCACGGTATGCGCCGTCACGGTATGGCTGGCAAATATGGCATGATTTCGATGTGTATCGGTACCGGCATGGGCGCGGCAGGGATTATTCAATCCTTGTAA
- a CDS encoding 3-hydroxyacyl-CoA dehydrogenase/enoyl-CoA hydratase family protein produces the protein MANTVHIRQVAVLGAGVMGAQIAAHLANAGIKTVLFDLPAKEGDANGIATKAIANLKKMKPSPLASAMRADHIEPANYGSDLEKLKDCDLIIEAIAERLDWKLDLYAKIAPFVAPHAILASNTSGLSINSLAGGVPEQLRSRFCGIHFFNPPRYMYLVELIADSQTNPAMMDALESFLATRMGKGVVRAKDTPNFVANRIGVFSMLATIYHAERLGIRFDVVDDLTGPRLGRPKSATFRTADVVGLDTFAHVVKTMTEQLAADPWHKYFTVPAWMQKLIENGALGQKTKAGVFKKVGRDVLMLDPTTGEYIAGGQKGSDEVKAQLKITDPAARFKALRESAHPEAQFLWACMRDVWHYISYHLDTIADNARDVDFAIRWGFGWNQGPFEQWQAAGWKEIAAAIAADSAAGQAMSDVALPAWVASRDAVHTPEGSFSAADNALKQRSNLPVYKRQLYPPTVVGDAAPVYGETIFENDGVRMWAQPGEDVAVLSFKTKAHCIGPDVLAGVNQAVTIAEERYAGLVVWHPEAPFSVGADLMSMGPAFMTGDFASIENMVAEFQKASMRIKYAAVPVVGAAQGYAFGGGCEFLMHCSRVVACLETYIGLVEVGVGLLPAGGGCKEFALRASIEAKGDIVAALKDYYLSVAMAKVGTSAEEGQQIGYLRSSDIIVFNPNELLYVAKAQVRAMSESGYKAPVKPKSFAVAGRAGAATIKGQLINMLEGGFISKHDYLIAGHIAEIMTGGDVDAGTLVDEEWILKLERERFMKLLKTGKTQERIMYMLENNKPLRN, from the coding sequence ATGGCCAATACCGTGCATATCCGTCAGGTTGCCGTTCTCGGCGCGGGCGTTATGGGAGCGCAAATTGCTGCCCATCTTGCCAATGCGGGAATTAAAACCGTTTTATTTGATTTGCCAGCAAAAGAAGGCGATGCAAATGGCATTGCAACAAAGGCGATTGCAAATCTTAAAAAAATGAAACCATCGCCATTAGCCTCGGCAATGCGCGCGGATCATATTGAGCCAGCTAATTACGGCTCTGATTTAGAAAAACTAAAAGATTGCGATTTAATTATTGAGGCCATTGCTGAACGCCTTGATTGGAAACTCGATCTTTACGCAAAAATTGCTCCTTTTGTAGCACCTCACGCTATTCTGGCTTCTAATACTTCCGGTCTGTCGATTAATTCGCTGGCAGGTGGTGTACCAGAGCAATTACGCAGCCGTTTCTGCGGTATTCATTTCTTTAATCCGCCACGCTATATGTATCTGGTTGAGTTGATTGCTGATTCCCAGACTAACCCTGCAATGATGGACGCGCTGGAAAGCTTCCTTGCTACCCGTATGGGCAAGGGCGTAGTACGCGCTAAAGATACCCCTAACTTTGTTGCCAACCGCATTGGTGTGTTCTCCATGCTGGCAACGATTTATCACGCCGAACGCCTCGGCATCCGTTTTGATGTGGTTGATGATCTGACTGGCCCGCGCTTAGGTCGTCCTAAATCAGCGACTTTCCGCACTGCTGACGTGGTTGGCTTAGATACTTTTGCTCATGTGGTTAAAACCATGACCGAGCAACTGGCAGCAGACCCTTGGCACAAATACTTTACCGTGCCGGCTTGGATGCAAAAGCTGATTGAAAACGGCGCTTTGGGCCAAAAAACCAAGGCGGGCGTATTCAAGAAAGTAGGCCGTGATGTGTTGATGCTTGACCCGACCACGGGCGAATATATTGCCGGCGGCCAGAAGGGTAGCGATGAAGTTAAAGCGCAGTTGAAAATCACTGATCCGGCTGCACGCTTTAAAGCATTACGCGAATCCGCTCATCCAGAAGCGCAATTCCTCTGGGCCTGCATGCGCGATGTATGGCATTACATTAGCTATCACCTCGATACCATTGCGGATAATGCCCGCGATGTAGATTTTGCGATTCGCTGGGGTTTCGGCTGGAATCAAGGCCCGTTTGAGCAGTGGCAAGCCGCTGGCTGGAAAGAGATCGCAGCGGCGATTGCTGCAGATTCAGCAGCTGGCCAGGCCATGAGCGATGTGGCGCTGCCCGCTTGGGTGGCTTCGCGTGATGCAGTGCACACGCCAGAAGGTTCGTTCAGCGCGGCAGACAATGCGCTGAAACAACGCTCTAACTTGCCAGTTTATAAGCGTCAGCTTTATCCGCCAACCGTGGTCGGCGATGCGGCACCCGTGTATGGCGAAACTATTTTTGAAAACGACGGCGTGCGCATGTGGGCTCAGCCAGGTGAAGACGTTGCCGTACTGAGCTTTAAAACTAAAGCGCATTGCATTGGCCCGGATGTATTGGCTGGTGTAAACCAAGCCGTAACGATCGCTGAAGAGCGCTACGCAGGTTTGGTGGTTTGGCATCCAGAAGCCCCATTCTCGGTGGGCGCAGATTTGATGAGCATGGGCCCGGCCTTTATGACTGGCGACTTTGCTTCGATCGAAAACATGGTGGCCGAGTTCCAAAAAGCCAGCATGCGTATTAAATATGCAGCGGTGCCGGTGGTTGGCGCAGCTCAGGGCTATGCCTTTGGCGGTGGTTGCGAATTCTTAATGCACTGCTCACGCGTTGTGGCTTGCCTTGAAACCTATATCGGCTTGGTTGAAGTCGGTGTGGGCCTCTTGCCTGCTGGCGGTGGTTGTAAAGAATTTGCACTGCGCGCCTCGATCGAGGCGAAGGGCGATATCGTTGCCGCTCTGAAAGATTACTACCTGTCAGTTGCCATGGCGAAAGTGGGCACCAGTGCAGAAGAAGGCCAGCAAATCGGCTATCTGCGCAGCTCCGATATTATTGTGTTTAACCCGAATGAATTGCTCTACGTGGCTAAAGCGCAAGTACGCGCCATGAGCGAATCAGGCTACAAAGCACCGGTTAAGCCTAAATCCTTTGCTGTAGCAGGCCGCGCAGGTGCTGCCACCATCAAGGGCCAGCTGATCAATATGCTGGAAGGCGGCTTTATCTCGAAGCACGACTACTTGATTGCCGGCCATATTGCCGAAATTATGACCGGTGGTGATGTTGATGCAGGCACGCTGGTGGATGAAGAGTGGATCCTGAAGCTGGAGCGTGAGCGCTTTATGAAGCTGCTAAAAACCGGCAAAACGCAAGAGCGCATCATGTATATGCTGGAAAACAACAAGCCGCTGCGTAACTAA
- a CDS encoding translocation/assembly module TamB domain-containing protein, with protein MQTNPTPAAAETQAAKPVARYSKFRRFIGWLLFLLVIPVFLLTITLAFFDSQMGRDWLVKQINQSGVAKLRAIDGSLWSDFALRGLVLNTADMGLSVDKVRLAWSPYSLLARDLSLDELSIGHLEIDIKPSPPDKPASPPPESITLPIGLHIDQAQIKKLSIKGSPDLDDIRFKLASNGRFHQITLDQLKLKLPQLDASLKGHLALVGAQPFVTSGQLSLAGKVENQPLQSQIMLDGELRKLQLKGDIKSNQLNAMINARLDLFAPYTYQLLSEGQIKLQQLNPAVLVQGLPKALIDVSLSVVPLGENAASGALEIRNAMPLTIDQGGLPFTQISSKLGYLKETVTLKSMSLDLLGQGQIKGAGQLDKGQLKLQLDLAKIDPAKLFTRQPPASLGGTIELKGPWLAPDVQANLADAQRNVALDLDMGWLNPKHERRIVLREARLSRANSSVALQGELGLLDAKGVAKNDFKLSGEFAGLNPAEFVASPKGSLTGQFKLAGALQPALKASVDYSLSDSRFNGEVLSGKGQLNVEETRVSNANLWLALGANRIDAEGALGLASDVLKLKISLPQLQQFGPGFSGKISGDAQLKGAMLSPQIATQLAVAGLQTPFGVSVNQAVLEAQLQSDLKGPMHIRADISDAKAAGVQVQALNFKADGSREKHSASLQLKGQQDERLIDVSSRFEGGLSDQWVWRGSVQGLQVNQPLALNLAAPLSLEAGANLVRLGDARLLMGETRVHIEKLNWQDGNLDTAGELEQVSVGQWLTLLGQKEVSGNLMLGGRWALKSAGSLDGQLEIHRQSGDLKYVTQNTAPQKFDLQDFRLQVLAKQSALNFNGHLSSGRFGQMQANGTALLDAVNWRLAERAPLDVFIKGDVPKLSMFGPLLGPDLTLAGSGRFEVRHAGLPKENDWTGFIYGDGVSVRDAATGLALQDGKVRVTLDKQQIHLQQFQFKGGQGTLDAKGSFDLAGPSPSATAQVTANKLTLISKADMLVVMSGQGNIMLKDKALSVSGQMKADEGDIRFQSNDVPKLSDDVVIKGRSKAPADAGPKLTLQMDIDLGKNFRFRGYGLDARLAGLLRLRAQANQPPTAHGVVQVAENEGNARSTYSAYGQKLDIERGVLAFQGPIDNPGLDVLAMRRGQQVEAGVQVTGTALRPRVMLYSEPSVPDSEKLSWLLFGHGSDSMEKSDSALMLQVANALLTSGDNSSFSEGLLGKVGLDDVGFSSQKEKDGSSTQVVSVGKQLSKNVRVSLEKSVNGLRDAVKFTWQLTKGWSLVSRIGTDETTGDAYYTFSFD; from the coding sequence ATGCAGACAAATCCAACGCCTGCTGCCGCAGAAACTCAGGCTGCCAAGCCTGTTGCACGTTATTCAAAATTTCGTCGTTTTATTGGCTGGCTGCTGTTTTTATTGGTAATCCCCGTTTTTTTACTGACCATTACGCTGGCCTTTTTTGATTCACAAATGGGGCGTGACTGGCTGGTAAAGCAAATCAACCAGAGTGGCGTGGCAAAGCTACGCGCAATTGATGGCTCTTTATGGTCTGATTTCGCCTTGCGTGGCCTCGTGCTGAATACTGCAGACATGGGGCTTTCAGTTGATAAAGTGAGGCTTGCATGGAGCCCGTACAGCTTGCTGGCGCGTGATTTATCGCTGGATGAATTAAGTATCGGGCATTTAGAAATCGATATTAAGCCCAGCCCGCCGGACAAGCCTGCCTCGCCTCCGCCTGAAAGTATCACTCTGCCAATCGGTCTGCATATCGATCAAGCACAGATTAAAAAGCTGAGTATTAAGGGTTCGCCTGACCTGGATGATATTCGTTTTAAATTAGCCAGTAATGGCCGTTTCCATCAAATCACTTTGGATCAGCTTAAGTTAAAGCTGCCACAGCTGGATGCCAGTTTAAAAGGGCATCTGGCGCTGGTAGGAGCACAGCCTTTTGTGACTTCGGGCCAGCTGTCGCTTGCGGGTAAAGTAGAAAATCAGCCCTTGCAATCCCAAATCATGCTTGATGGCGAGCTGCGTAAATTGCAATTAAAAGGCGACATCAAAAGCAATCAGCTCAACGCCATGATCAATGCACGGTTGGATCTGTTTGCCCCTTATACCTATCAGCTTTTAAGTGAAGGTCAGATTAAGTTGCAACAGCTTAATCCGGCAGTTCTTGTACAAGGCTTGCCCAAGGCGCTGATTGATGTGTCTTTATCTGTTGTTCCTTTAGGTGAAAACGCGGCCAGTGGCGCGTTGGAAATCCGTAATGCAATGCCTTTAACGATCGATCAGGGCGGGCTGCCATTTACGCAGATCAGTAGCAAGCTGGGGTATTTAAAAGAAACGGTTACGCTTAAATCTATGTCGCTGGATTTGCTGGGGCAAGGGCAAATCAAAGGTGCGGGACAATTAGATAAAGGTCAGCTGAAATTACAGCTGGATCTGGCCAAAATTGATCCGGCTAAGCTCTTTACGCGTCAGCCTCCAGCATCACTGGGTGGCACGATTGAGTTAAAAGGCCCGTGGCTGGCACCCGATGTGCAGGCTAATTTGGCCGATGCACAGCGTAATGTAGCGCTAGATCTGGATATGGGCTGGTTAAATCCCAAGCATGAGCGGCGGATTGTTTTGCGTGAGGCGCGCTTATCTAGGGCAAATAGCAGCGTGGCCCTGCAGGGTGAGTTGGGTTTGCTTGATGCAAAAGGCGTAGCAAAAAATGACTTTAAATTGTCGGGTGAATTTGCGGGTCTTAATCCTGCTGAATTTGTAGCCAGCCCGAAAGGATCACTGACAGGGCAATTTAAACTAGCCGGTGCTTTGCAGCCTGCTTTAAAAGCCAGTGTAGATTACAGCTTGAGTGACAGCCGTTTTAATGGCGAAGTGCTCAGTGGTAAAGGCCAGCTGAATGTAGAAGAAACCCGTGTTTCGAATGCAAATTTATGGCTGGCATTAGGTGCAAATCGCATCGATGCAGAGGGTGCGCTTGGCCTTGCCAGTGATGTGCTAAAACTGAAAATCAGCCTGCCGCAGTTACAACAATTTGGCCCGGGTTTTAGCGGCAAAATCAGCGGGGATGCGCAGTTAAAAGGTGCCATGCTCAGCCCGCAAATTGCCACCCAGTTGGCAGTTGCAGGCTTACAAACGCCCTTTGGTGTCTCGGTAAATCAAGCGGTGCTGGAGGCTCAGTTGCAGTCTGATTTAAAAGGGCCCATGCATATTCGTGCCGATATCTCGGATGCAAAAGCGGCAGGTGTGCAAGTTCAGGCGCTTAACTTTAAAGCGGATGGCAGCCGGGAAAAACACAGCGCCAGCTTGCAGTTAAAAGGCCAGCAGGATGAGCGTCTGATCGATGTCAGCTCCCGCTTTGAGGGAGGCTTAAGTGATCAGTGGGTCTGGCGCGGCAGCGTGCAGGGCCTGCAAGTGAATCAGCCGCTGGCTCTGAACTTGGCTGCGCCATTGTCGCTGGAGGCCGGTGCTAATCTGGTGCGGCTTGGCGATGCACGTCTTTTGATGGGCGAGACGCGGGTGCATATCGAAAAACTAAACTGGCAGGATGGCAATCTGGATACCGCAGGTGAGCTGGAGCAGGTGTCGGTTGGGCAATGGCTGACGCTGCTGGGGCAAAAAGAAGTCAGTGGCAATCTGATGCTGGGCGGGCGCTGGGCGCTTAAATCTGCGGGCAGCTTAGATGGCCAGCTGGAAATCCACCGGCAATCGGGCGATTTAAAGTATGTCACGCAAAACACAGCACCACAGAAGTTTGATTTGCAAGACTTTAGGCTGCAGGTGCTGGCGAAACAATCGGCACTGAATTTCAACGGTCATTTAAGCTCGGGCCGTTTTGGTCAGATGCAGGCGAATGGTACTGCGCTGCTGGATGCGGTGAATTGGCGTTTGGCAGAGCGTGCCCCGCTTGATGTATTTATCAAGGGGGATGTGCCTAAGCTTTCAATGTTTGGCCCGCTGCTTGGGCCGGATTTAACGCTGGCCGGGAGCGGGCGTTTTGAAGTACGGCACGCAGGGCTACCTAAAGAAAACGATTGGACCGGTTTTATCTACGGCGATGGGGTGTCGGTGCGGGATGCAGCAACGGGGCTGGCTTTGCAGGATGGGAAGGTGAGGGTGACATTGGATAAGCAGCAAATTCATTTGCAGCAATTCCAGTTTAAAGGTGGGCAGGGTACTTTAGATGCGAAAGGCTCATTTGATCTGGCTGGCCCAAGCCCCAGTGCCACGGCCCAGGTTACGGCCAATAAGCTGACGTTGATCAGCAAGGCCGATATGCTGGTGGTGATGTCCGGCCAAGGCAATATCATGCTGAAAGATAAGGCACTGAGTGTAAGTGGACAGATGAAGGCAGATGAAGGGGATATCCGTTTCCAGTCTAACGATGTGCCAAAGCTGTCGGATGATGTGGTGATTAAAGGCCGCAGTAAAGCGCCGGCTGATGCGGGACCCAAGCTGACCTTGCAGATGGATATTGATCTTGGCAAAAACTTCCGCTTCCGCGGGTATGGACTAGATGCAAGGCTGGCCGGTCTGCTGCGCTTGCGGGCACAAGCTAATCAGCCGCCTACTGCGCATGGTGTGGTGCAGGTGGCAGAAAATGAAGGCAATGCCCGCAGCACTTACAGCGCATACGGGCAAAAGCTGGATATTGAGCGCGGCGTGCTGGCGTTCCAGGGGCCGATTGATAATCCTGGGCTGGATGTGCTGGCCATGCGCCGGGGCCAGCAGGTAGAGGCGGGTGTGCAGGTCACAGGTACCGCCTTGCGGCCACGGGTGATGCTCTACTCCGAACCCAGTGTTCCGGATAGTGAAAAACTCAGCTGGCTCTTGTTTGGCCATGGCTCGGATAGCATGGAAAAATCAGACAGTGCTTTGATGCTGCAAGTGGCAAATGCCTTGCTCACCTCAGGGGATAATTCGAGCTTTAGCGAAGGACTTTTGGGTAAGGTTGGCCTTGATGATGTGGGTTTTAGTAGCCAGAAAGAAAAAGACGGCAGCTCTACCCAGGTGGTTTCGGTGGGCAAACAGTTAAGTAAGAATGTACGGGTATCACTGGAAAAAAGCGTGAATGGCTTGCGCGATGCGGTGAAGTTTACTTGGCAGCTGACTAAAGGCTGGTCTTTGGTTTCACGTATTGGAACAGATGAAACCACCGGGGATGCTTATTACACGTTCTCTTTTGATTAG
- a CDS encoding chalcone isomerase family protein, translating to MKKLLIGASFVLAAQSSMALEVAGVNLADRAELSSQSLALNGAGVRKKVFFDVYLAALYLPVKSQDASAVVNSPVPRRMELRMLREVSAAAMHEGFVDGLKSNQSEATLAALAPKIAELEQIFKLVKTAAKGDVIVLDFMPGQGTRVTVRGKVYATIAGDDFAAAMLSIWLGKAPINDSLKSALLGK from the coding sequence ATGAAAAAACTACTGATTGGTGCTTCCTTTGTGTTGGCAGCACAAAGCAGTATGGCGCTGGAAGTGGCTGGGGTGAATTTAGCTGATCGCGCTGAACTCTCTAGCCAGTCTTTGGCTCTCAACGGTGCAGGTGTGCGTAAAAAAGTATTCTTTGATGTGTATCTGGCTGCACTTTATCTGCCGGTAAAAAGCCAAGACGCCAGTGCTGTGGTGAATTCGCCCGTGCCACGCCGTATGGAGCTGCGCATGCTGCGTGAAGTTTCCGCCGCCGCCATGCATGAAGGTTTTGTGGATGGTTTGAAGTCCAATCAGAGTGAGGCCACGCTGGCAGCACTTGCGCCGAAAATTGCCGAGCTGGAGCAAATCTTTAAGCTGGTTAAAACCGCAGCTAAAGGGGATGTGATTGTGCTGGACTTTATGCCGGGCCAGGGTACGCGCGTTACAGTGCGTGGTAAGGTCTATGCGACCATAGCCGGTGATGATTTTGCTGCAGCCATGCTTTCAATCTGGCTGGGAAAAGCACCTATAAACGATTCATTAAAGTCGGCTTTATTGGGTAAGTGA
- a CDS encoding DUF4214 domain-containing protein, which yields MDFEYQNYPKKINIGCGYDLKRGYLNIDLNEYHQPDLVADCTQLKCLPSAYYEYILANDILEHIPRLKTSTTLREWNRLLAHGGILELQIPDVIGLLNLLKKPENQTLAKHEELLRCLFGTQCYNGDFHFIGFTEITIKNALNEAGFTIKSLNSVDDWLFNVKAVKTGKPLHDGLIDIQEDDDFLFAAFMHLLKRKPDSGGFDHYKAQLSKGMEREAIVENIKGSQEYIQLNKTTQTQI from the coding sequence ATGGATTTTGAATATCAAAATTATCCAAAAAAAATAAATATAGGCTGTGGTTATGATTTAAAAAGGGGTTATCTGAATATTGATTTAAATGAATATCACCAGCCCGATTTAGTCGCCGACTGTACCCAGCTCAAATGCCTACCTTCTGCCTATTACGAATATATTCTGGCCAACGATATACTCGAACACATCCCTAGATTAAAAACCAGCACCACATTAAGGGAATGGAACCGCCTGCTTGCCCATGGCGGCATACTTGAATTGCAAATTCCTGATGTCATTGGCTTGTTAAATCTTTTAAAGAAACCAGAAAACCAAACACTGGCCAAACACGAAGAGCTTTTGCGCTGCCTATTTGGTACGCAATGCTATAACGGTGATTTCCATTTTATTGGCTTTACCGAAATCACCATTAAAAACGCCTTAAATGAAGCAGGCTTCACAATCAAAAGCCTGAATTCCGTGGATGACTGGCTGTTTAATGTAAAAGCCGTCAAAACAGGCAAGCCTCTGCACGATGGCCTGATTGATATTCAGGAAGATGATGATTTTTTATTTGCCGCCTTTATGCACTTACTCAAACGCAAACCAGACAGTGGCGGGTTTGATCATTACAAAGCGCAATTAAGCAAAGGCATGGAAAGAGAAGCCATTGTAGAAAACATCAAGGGCAGTCAGGAATATATTCAATTAAATAAAACAACTCAGACTCAGATATAA
- a CDS encoding autotransporter assembly complex protein TamA has translation MAFPVLSLAEELPAADAEQSVYFPYVLNIEAPDDLQALLEKHLDLARWKTEKRMTKEQLSRLIDNAPDAVAGLLATEGYFSPKVKASLDESTVPAIVSLDVDAGKPTLVRSVDVNYLGDIIPDEVRMKRLEERQEQNWPLPKGSIFRQSDWDSAKRGAVSSLLNRRYPAAKLVHAEASVDPEANTVDLTVDVDSGPAYFYGPVSITGLSRYPDKLIRNNIQFHEGAEYRRNDLLELQTYLQNLPHFSLVLVDVDLPPDAPFIAPVKVTVQEAPLSKISTGLGYSTNTGMRGSFDYRYLNLLDRGWVLDSGVRLQQKEQSASAGITFPRFASGYEHRVYASYVNENIQGLDTSTWKTGVSRSSTEKNIDRLIAIEYQIERRELNDGTVSDPQSLTAKYQWVRRDVDRLRNPRSGNVITLEGGGALKGLLSDESFVRLYGRGVQFWPVGEKSVVVARLEVGDTFTKEFFNVPSDWLFRTGGSSSVRGYDYQSLGLSLGGSTIPGRVMAVSSIEFQTPVYKDWLGAVFVDHGGVGDQWKDWRGSTGVGVGARWVSPVGVIGLDVARGVEENQFRVHFTMGVTF, from the coding sequence ATGGCTTTTCCTGTTCTGTCGCTGGCTGAAGAGCTGCCTGCTGCGGATGCAGAGCAAAGTGTCTATTTTCCCTATGTTTTGAATATTGAAGCGCCCGATGATTTGCAGGCGCTCTTAGAGAAACACTTGGATCTTGCTCGCTGGAAAACTGAAAAAAGGATGACCAAAGAGCAGCTTTCACGCCTGATCGATAATGCGCCGGATGCTGTAGCGGGTTTGCTGGCGACGGAAGGTTATTTTTCGCCCAAGGTTAAAGCAAGTCTGGATGAATCAACCGTTCCTGCGATTGTCTCTTTGGATGTGGATGCGGGGAAGCCCACCTTGGTGCGCAGTGTGGATGTGAATTATCTGGGCGATATTATCCCCGACGAAGTACGGATGAAGCGTTTGGAAGAGCGCCAAGAGCAAAACTGGCCCCTGCCTAAGGGAAGTATCTTTCGCCAGAGTGATTGGGATAGCGCCAAGCGTGGTGCGGTAAGCTCATTGCTCAATCGCCGTTACCCGGCGGCAAAATTAGTCCATGCCGAAGCCAGTGTTGACCCCGAAGCAAATACAGTGGATCTGACTGTTGATGTGGACAGCGGGCCAGCTTATTTCTATGGGCCGGTAAGTATCACTGGCTTATCCCGCTACCCTGATAAATTAATCCGCAACAATATTCAGTTTCATGAGGGCGCCGAATACCGCCGCAATGATTTATTAGAATTACAAACCTATTTACAGAATCTGCCGCATTTTTCTCTGGTTTTGGTGGATGTTGATTTGCCCCCCGACGCCCCCTTTATTGCGCCCGTAAAAGTAACAGTGCAAGAAGCACCTTTGAGCAAAATAAGTACAGGTTTGGGCTATAGCACCAATACCGGTATGCGCGGCTCGTTTGATTATCGTTATTTAAATCTGCTGGACCGGGGCTGGGTGCTGGATAGTGGCGTGCGCCTGCAGCAAAAAGAGCAGTCAGCAAGTGCTGGGATTACCTTCCCCCGCTTTGCATCAGGGTATGAGCACCGGGTCTATGCCAGCTATGTGAATGAAAATATTCAGGGCTTAGATACCAGTACATGGAAGACCGGGGTATCCCGCAGCAGCACCGAAAAAAATATTGACCGATTAATTGCGATTGAATATCAAATCGAGCGCCGCGAGCTAAATGACGGTACGGTTTCTGACCCTCAGTCTTTAACCGCAAAATATCAGTGGGTAAGGCGTGATGTAGACCGGCTCAGAAACCCGCGCTCGGGCAATGTGATTACCCTGGAAGGCGGCGGAGCACTTAAGGGCCTGCTGTCGGATGAAAGCTTTGTTCGCCTGTATGGGCGTGGCGTGCAGTTTTGGCCTGTGGGTGAAAAAAGCGTAGTAGTTGCCCGCCTAGAAGTGGGGGATACGTTTACGAAAGAATTTTTTAATGTGCCAAGTGACTGGTTGTTCCGGACCGGTGGCTCATCGTCGGTGCGTGGTTATGATTATCAGAGTTTAGGTTTATCGCTTGGGGGCTCGACCATTCCAGGCAGGGTGATGGCGGTCAGCTCCATAGAGTTTCAGACCCCCGTTTATAAAGACTGGCTTGGCGCGGTGTTTGTTGATCACGGTGGTGTAGGGGATCAGTGGAAAGACTGGCGTGGCTCGACCGGTGTGGGTGTGGGGGCGCGCTGGGTAAGCCCGGTGGGGGTAATTGGTTTAGATGTGGCGAGAGGCGTGGAAGAAAATCAGTTCCGTGTGCATTTCACCATGGGAGTGACTTTTTAA